One genomic region from Microcella humidisoli encodes:
- a CDS encoding FAD-dependent oxidoreductase gives MKLVIIGGVAAGASIAARARRLDEFAEIIVLERGHHVSFANCGLPYHIGGVITDRSRLLVQTPESLRDALDLDVRIGQEVVSIDRAAKTVTVRRVDDGTEYTESYDALALTPGAEAIRPPIPGIELPGVHVLRRMGDMDQIKARLDALLTEAAAGRRGPVRAVVIGAGYIGLEMAENLRHRGAEVDVVELADQILPPLDHELSVPVEAHLRSRGVAVHLETGAAALREAASGLDVELTNHTVLHADLVILSAGVRPNTDLARAAGLELGPHGGIAVDTHMRTSDPHIWAAGDSVETPGTVLPGTALAPLAGPANRQARVAAENICGRDTEYRSTQGTSIVKVFDMVAGGTGATQRQLRTAGIAHRAVHVHPSGHAGYYPGTAMMHLKVVFDPETGRLLGSQVAGFDGVDKRLDVLATAVRMGMTVFDLEELELAYAPPFGSAKDPINMAGFVASNVVRGDLDLWYAEDYPAAVEGARVIDVRTPEEFSIWHLPGAENVPLDTLRAVCGDWDTSTPIRLYCAVGFRSYLAYRALRQRGFTDLKTLSGGSTTFRSWHELDEADAPVRREPMENYAEAHSLFALAPTGIGASIDLDCTGLACPGPIMKLAEAANAADAGDEITVHVSDPGFAADAPAWVKRNGHELVSIEPEGPGYVAVIRKGGAGAMASARPTGGATVSGPGKTSFVVFSGDMDKVLASFIIANGALAMGEEVSMFFTFWGLNALRREQPPKRQKKLMDRMFGMMMPSGANDLPLSTMNMAGMGPLMIKNVMTQHNVPSLPELIASAQAGGARLIGCTMTMDLLGIAPSDLLDGVELGGVATFLGEASESTTTLFI, from the coding sequence GTGAAGCTCGTCATCATCGGCGGAGTCGCCGCCGGAGCATCCATCGCCGCCCGCGCCCGTCGTCTCGACGAGTTCGCCGAGATCATCGTGCTCGAGCGCGGCCACCACGTCTCGTTCGCCAACTGCGGCCTGCCGTACCACATCGGCGGGGTCATCACCGATCGCAGCCGACTGCTCGTGCAAACCCCCGAGAGCCTGCGCGACGCGCTCGATCTCGACGTGCGCATCGGGCAGGAAGTGGTCTCGATCGATCGCGCGGCGAAGACCGTGACGGTGCGGCGGGTCGACGACGGCACCGAGTACACCGAGTCGTACGACGCGCTCGCCCTCACACCCGGCGCCGAGGCGATCCGCCCGCCGATCCCGGGCATCGAGCTGCCGGGCGTGCACGTGCTGCGCCGCATGGGCGACATGGACCAGATCAAGGCACGACTGGATGCTCTGCTCACCGAGGCGGCCGCCGGCCGCCGCGGCCCCGTGCGCGCCGTCGTGATCGGCGCGGGCTACATCGGCCTCGAGATGGCCGAGAACCTGCGGCATCGCGGGGCCGAGGTCGATGTCGTGGAGCTCGCCGACCAGATCCTCCCCCCGCTCGATCACGAGCTCTCGGTGCCCGTCGAGGCGCACCTGCGCAGCCGCGGCGTCGCCGTGCACCTCGAGACCGGCGCAGCCGCGCTGCGCGAGGCGGCGAGCGGTCTCGACGTCGAACTCACGAACCACACCGTGCTGCACGCCGACCTCGTGATCCTCTCGGCGGGCGTGCGCCCGAATACCGACCTGGCCCGTGCCGCGGGGCTCGAGCTCGGCCCGCACGGCGGCATCGCCGTCGACACGCACATGCGCACCTCCGACCCCCACATCTGGGCCGCTGGCGATTCGGTCGAGACGCCCGGCACCGTGCTGCCCGGCACGGCGCTCGCCCCGCTCGCGGGCCCGGCCAACCGCCAGGCGCGCGTCGCGGCGGAGAACATCTGCGGGCGCGACACCGAGTACCGCTCGACCCAGGGCACGTCGATCGTGAAGGTCTTCGACATGGTTGCGGGCGGAACGGGAGCGACCCAGCGCCAGCTGCGCACCGCCGGCATCGCGCACCGCGCCGTGCACGTGCACCCGTCCGGGCATGCCGGCTACTACCCCGGCACGGCGATGATGCACCTCAAGGTCGTGTTCGACCCCGAGACCGGGCGCCTGCTCGGCAGCCAGGTCGCGGGCTTCGACGGCGTCGACAAGCGCCTCGATGTGCTCGCCACCGCCGTGCGCATGGGCATGACCGTGTTCGACCTCGAAGAGCTGGAGCTCGCCTACGCTCCCCCGTTCGGTTCGGCGAAGGACCCGATCAACATGGCGGGGTTCGTGGCGAGCAACGTCGTGCGGGGTGATCTCGACCTCTGGTACGCCGAGGACTACCCCGCCGCCGTCGAGGGCGCACGCGTGATCGATGTGCGCACCCCCGAGGAGTTCAGCATCTGGCACCTGCCCGGCGCCGAGAACGTGCCGCTCGACACGCTGCGCGCGGTCTGCGGCGACTGGGATACGAGCACCCCGATCCGGCTCTACTGCGCGGTCGGCTTCCGCTCCTACCTGGCCTACCGTGCGCTCCGGCAGCGCGGCTTCACCGACCTGAAGACCCTCTCAGGCGGCTCGACCACGTTCCGCTCGTGGCACGAGCTCGACGAGGCCGATGCCCCGGTGCGGCGCGAACCGATGGAGAACTACGCCGAGGCGCACTCGCTGTTCGCGCTCGCCCCCACCGGAATCGGTGCATCCATCGACCTCGACTGCACGGGGCTCGCCTGCCCCGGCCCGATCATGAAGCTCGCGGAGGCTGCGAATGCCGCGGATGCCGGCGATGAGATCACGGTGCACGTGAGCGACCCCGGCTTCGCGGCGGATGCTCCCGCCTGGGTGAAGCGCAACGGCCACGAGCTCGTCTCGATCGAGCCGGAGGGCCCCGGCTACGTCGCCGTCATCCGCAAGGGCGGCGCGGGGGCGATGGCCTCGGCGCGTCCCACGGGCGGCGCGACGGTCAGCGGACCGGGCAAGACCTCGTTCGTCGTCTTCTCGGGCGACATGGACAAGGTGCTCGCCTCGTTCATCATCGCCAACGGCGCGCTCGCGATGGGCGAGGAGGTGTCGATGTTCTTCACCTTCTGGGGGCTCAACGCGCTGCGGCGCGAGCAGCCGCCGAAGCGCCAGAAGAAGCTGATGGACCGCATGTTCGGCATGATGATGCCCTCCGGCGCGAACGACCTGCCGCTCTCGACCATGAACATGGCGGGCATGGGCCCGCTCATGATCAAGAACGTCATGACGCAGCACAACGTGCCATCGCTGCCCGAGCTCATCGCCTCGGCGCAGGCCGGCGGCGCTCGACTCATCGGCTGCACGATGACGATGGACCTGCTGGGAATCGCCCCGAGCGACCTGCTCGACGGGGTCGAGCTGGGTGGCGTCGCGACGTTCCTCGGCGAAGCCTCCGAGTCGACCACGACGCTGTTCATCTGA
- a CDS encoding L-lactate dehydrogenase, translating to MPVIENSRLAIIGAGAVGSSLAYASLIRGSAREVVLYDIDAPRVEAEVLDLAHGTPFTGSSTITGGADLDVVAGANVVVVTAGAKQHPGQSRLDLAGVNVGILRSLMPQLVERAPDAVYVLVTNPCDVLAVAAQRFSGLPVGRVFSSGTVLDSSRLRWRLAERMGLAPSSIHAMIVGEHGDSEFPLWSQSRIGPIPIREWLDDAGETMTVEELDQIAFEVKTAAYKVIEGKGATNYAIGLSGARIVEAVLNDEGAVLPVSSVLDDYRGVSGVALSVPSIVDAAGVSRVIDVPFSADEERALHASAETIRASLAALDLA from the coding sequence ATGCCTGTCATCGAGAACTCCCGTCTTGCCATCATCGGTGCCGGAGCCGTCGGCTCCTCGCTCGCCTACGCCTCCCTCATTCGCGGCTCCGCCCGCGAGGTCGTGCTCTACGACATCGACGCGCCGCGCGTCGAGGCCGAGGTGCTCGACCTCGCCCACGGCACGCCGTTCACGGGGTCCAGCACCATCACGGGTGGCGCCGATCTCGACGTCGTCGCGGGCGCGAACGTCGTCGTCGTCACCGCGGGGGCCAAGCAGCACCCCGGGCAGAGCCGCCTCGACCTCGCGGGGGTCAACGTGGGCATCCTGCGCTCACTCATGCCCCAGCTCGTCGAGCGCGCGCCCGACGCTGTCTACGTGCTCGTGACGAATCCGTGCGATGTTCTCGCCGTCGCCGCGCAGCGCTTCAGCGGACTGCCCGTCGGGCGCGTGTTCTCGAGCGGCACGGTGCTCGACAGCTCGCGGCTGCGGTGGCGCCTGGCCGAGCGCATGGGGCTGGCCCCGTCGAGCATCCACGCCATGATCGTCGGCGAGCACGGCGACAGCGAGTTCCCGCTGTGGTCGCAGAGCCGAATCGGCCCGATCCCGATTCGCGAGTGGCTCGACGATGCTGGTGAGACGATGACCGTGGAGGAGCTCGATCAGATCGCCTTCGAGGTCAAGACGGCCGCCTACAAGGTCATCGAGGGCAAGGGCGCCACGAACTACGCGATCGGCCTGTCGGGCGCGCGCATCGTCGAGGCCGTGCTCAACGACGAGGGCGCCGTGCTGCCCGTCAGCTCGGTGCTCGACGACTACCGCGGCGTGAGCGGTGTGGCGCTCTCGGTGCCGAGCATCGTCGACGCCGCGGGAGTCTCGCGGGTCATCGACGTGCCCTTCTCGGCTGACGAAGAGCGGGCGCTGCACGCCTCGGCCGAGACGATCCGGGCCTCGCTCGCGGCGCTCGATCTGGCCTGA
- a CDS encoding RNA-binding S4 domain-containing protein gives MSSASGTTGVRVDAYTWAIRLYATRSAATAACKAGHIKVNDASAKPAQVVRIGDRVRALTPGGERIVIVTGLITKRTSAPLAALNYDDLTPPPPPKEERPATVLRERGAGRPTKRDRRLIERLRGRDGVPGDGD, from the coding sequence ATGAGCTCAGCGAGCGGTACCACGGGCGTGCGCGTCGACGCCTACACGTGGGCGATCCGGCTCTACGCCACTCGCTCGGCGGCGACGGCGGCGTGCAAGGCGGGGCACATCAAGGTCAACGACGCCTCCGCCAAGCCGGCGCAGGTCGTGCGCATCGGCGATCGCGTGCGGGCGCTCACGCCCGGGGGCGAGCGGATCGTCATCGTCACGGGCCTCATCACGAAGCGCACGAGCGCCCCCCTCGCGGCCCTCAACTACGACGACCTGACTCCCCCGCCACCGCCCAAGGAGGAGCGACCGGCCACGGTGCTGCGCGAGCGCGGAGCGGGACGCCCGACGAAACGCGACCGGCGGCTCATCGAGCGGCTGCGCGGCCGCGACGGGGTGCCGGGCGACGGCGACTGA
- a CDS encoding SDR family NAD(P)-dependent oxidoreductase, with the protein MPTALITGATAGIGAEFARQLAARGSDLVIVARDAERLAATAAALQHEFGVRVEALPADLLAADGLAAVDRRLADDRRPIDLLVNNAGYGIRGELDENAFEVEKRHLDIHVTVPLQLTQTALRGMLARGRGRIVLIASVAAFTPRGTYSAAKAWAVMFARSANLVYRPRGVTVTAVCPGFVRTEFHDRMKVSTAGIPSFLWLQAPQLVRLALRGIDRGRSVVIPTVRYRLVAALARVLPDRVGASGQFRSRD; encoded by the coding sequence ATGCCCACCGCCCTCATCACCGGAGCGACCGCCGGCATCGGCGCCGAGTTCGCCCGCCAGCTCGCCGCGCGCGGCAGTGATCTTGTCATCGTCGCCCGCGACGCCGAACGGCTCGCCGCGACGGCAGCGGCGCTGCAGCACGAGTTCGGCGTGCGGGTCGAGGCGCTCCCGGCCGACCTGCTCGCGGCCGACGGACTCGCCGCCGTCGACCGGCGTCTAGCCGACGACCGGCGGCCGATCGACCTGCTCGTGAACAACGCCGGGTACGGCATCCGGGGAGAGCTCGACGAGAACGCGTTCGAGGTCGAGAAGCGGCACCTCGACATCCACGTGACGGTGCCGCTGCAGCTGACGCAGACGGCGCTGCGCGGCATGCTCGCGCGCGGCAGAGGCCGCATCGTGCTCATCGCGAGCGTCGCGGCTTTCACCCCGCGCGGCACCTACTCGGCGGCGAAGGCGTGGGCGGTGATGTTCGCGCGCAGTGCGAACCTGGTGTATCGCCCGCGCGGGGTCACGGTCACCGCGGTGTGCCCCGGCTTCGTCCGCACCGAGTTCCATGACCGCATGAAGGTCAGCACCGCCGGCATCCCGTCGTTCCTCTGGCTCCAGGCCCCGCAGCTCGTCCGGCTGGCTCTGCGCGGCATCGACCGCGGCCGATCGGTCGTCATCCCCACGGTGCGGTACCGCCTCGTCGCCGCGCTCGCCCGCGTGCTGCCCGATCGCGTCGGCGCGTCCGGGCAGTTCCGCTCGCGCGACTAG
- a CDS encoding DUF1295 domain-containing protein: MDTVVIVLGIAAGVSLFTWVASLLTGDHSWVDRLWSIVPVVYVAVFWASTGFTDARLAIMTVLVTLWGARLTFNFARKGGYSGVEDYRWPILRARMSAGQFQVFNLLFIVLFQNALLLLIALPALVAAENQATPVSALDLGLAALFLVLLIGEFVADQQQWTFHQAKKAAIDAGREPEQRFVTTGLWRFSRHPNFFFEQAQWWVFYAMGAAALGSTVHWTVVGPLLLTALFIGSTVFTESITASKYPEYAEYQRRTSMLIPWIPREPRGAAADAPAA, from the coding sequence ATGGACACCGTCGTCATCGTCCTCGGCATCGCGGCCGGGGTCAGCCTGTTCACCTGGGTCGCTTCGCTGCTGACGGGCGACCATTCGTGGGTCGATCGTCTCTGGTCGATCGTTCCGGTCGTGTATGTCGCGGTATTCTGGGCGTCGACGGGGTTCACGGATGCCCGGCTGGCGATCATGACGGTGCTCGTCACCCTCTGGGGGGCGCGGCTGACCTTCAACTTCGCGCGCAAGGGCGGCTACAGCGGAGTGGAGGACTACCGCTGGCCGATCCTGCGCGCGCGAATGAGCGCAGGCCAGTTCCAGGTCTTCAACCTGCTCTTCATCGTGCTCTTCCAGAACGCGCTGCTGCTGCTCATCGCCCTGCCCGCTCTCGTCGCCGCCGAGAATCAGGCGACACCGGTGAGCGCCCTCGACCTGGGGCTCGCCGCCCTGTTCCTCGTGCTGCTCATCGGCGAGTTCGTCGCCGACCAGCAGCAGTGGACCTTCCACCAGGCGAAGAAGGCCGCGATCGATGCGGGGCGCGAGCCCGAGCAGCGCTTCGTGACGACGGGGCTGTGGCGGTTCAGCCGGCACCCGAACTTCTTCTTCGAGCAGGCGCAGTGGTGGGTCTTCTATGCCATGGGCGCCGCGGCTCTCGGCTCGACCGTGCACTGGACCGTCGTCGGGCCGCTGCTGCTGACAGCGCTGTTCATCGGGTCGACGGTCTTCACCGAGTCGATCACGGCGAGCAAGTACCCCGAGTACGCCGAGTACCAGCGGCGCACCTCGATGCTCATCCCGTGGATTCCCCGAGAGCCTCGTGGCGCTGCCGCGGATGCGCCCGCCGCCTGA
- a CDS encoding CDP-alcohol phosphatidyltransferase family protein yields MSEPLSTSRPAAPVVSDRVLTVPNALSALRILLVPVFLVLVLLELDLAALIVIIISSLSDFLDGIIARRFSQITKLGQLLDPAADRLFIFAAVIALAVREVVPWWVVGVIVGRDVFLAVLGLVLAQHGYGPLPVHHLGKLATFALFYALPILVLGLAFPAVQAVSDPIGWAFTLWGALLYWWAGILYLRETLELTAGPPRGAPASDTLGDRRRSTDG; encoded by the coding sequence GTGTCGGAGCCCCTGAGCACGTCCCGCCCCGCAGCCCCGGTCGTCAGCGATCGCGTGCTCACGGTGCCGAACGCGCTCAGCGCCCTGCGCATCCTGCTCGTGCCCGTGTTCCTCGTGCTCGTGCTGCTCGAGCTCGACCTCGCGGCGCTCATCGTCATCATCATCTCGAGCCTGAGCGACTTCCTCGATGGCATCATCGCGCGCCGGTTCTCGCAGATCACGAAGCTCGGCCAACTGCTCGACCCGGCCGCCGACCGGCTGTTCATCTTCGCGGCCGTCATCGCACTCGCCGTTCGCGAGGTCGTGCCCTGGTGGGTCGTGGGCGTCATCGTCGGGCGCGACGTGTTTCTCGCCGTGCTCGGGCTCGTGCTGGCCCAGCACGGCTACGGCCCGCTTCCCGTGCATCATCTGGGCAAGCTCGCGACCTTCGCGCTGTTCTACGCGCTGCCGATTCTCGTGCTCGGGCTGGCCTTCCCGGCGGTGCAGGCCGTGAGCGACCCGATCGGCTGGGCCTTCACGCTGTGGGGCGCGCTCCTGTACTGGTGGGCGGGCATCCTCTACCTGCGTGAGACCCTGGAACTCACTGCGGGCCCGCCGAGAGGCGCCCCCGCATCGGATACGCTGGGCGATCGAAGGAGGTCGACGGATGGCTGA
- a CDS encoding FHA domain-containing protein: MADTPPDARDGATPGEYRPHETTVHYGPEFAAQLAALEAGVNTEEHEVIGALPSGSALLIVRRGPTAGARFLLDADVTVAGRHPEADIFLDDVTVSRKHAAFLRQGTRFSVRDLGSLNGTFMGGDRIDDTVVLIDGCEVQVGKFHLTFYASRVDLAASA, translated from the coding sequence ATGGCTGACACCCCGCCCGACGCGCGCGACGGCGCGACCCCGGGCGAGTACCGCCCGCACGAGACGACGGTGCACTACGGGCCCGAGTTCGCGGCGCAACTCGCCGCCCTCGAGGCCGGGGTCAACACCGAGGAGCACGAGGTCATCGGCGCTCTGCCGTCGGGCTCGGCCCTGCTCATCGTGCGCCGCGGGCCGACCGCGGGCGCGCGCTTCCTGCTCGACGCCGACGTGACGGTCGCGGGCCGGCATCCCGAGGCCGACATCTTCCTCGACGACGTGACCGTGTCGCGCAAGCACGCCGCCTTCCTGCGGCAGGGCACACGGTTCTCGGTGCGCGACCTCGGCTCGCTCAACGGCACCTTCATGGGCGGCGACCGCATCGACGACACGGTCGTGCTCATCGATGGATGCGAGGTGCAGGTCGGCAAGTTCCACCTCACCTTCTACGCGTCGCGCGTCGATCTCGCCGCGAGCGCCTGA
- the ftsR gene encoding transcriptional regulator FtsR, translated as MAARSAAAAASRPSTAGGLLSIGQVLAKLSPEFPDLTPSKLRFLEEQQLVSPSRTESGYRKFSAADVDRLRFILTMQRDHFLRLKVIRGYLDDIEAGRTPALLATGAVPSTILVTERRYTRAELAREAGASPALLSDAISASLVAPADTYGDEALQVLRALVELQRSGIEPRHLRGFRAAAERELGLIESALIPVSRRNDPSSRAKAAELAREIAGQLEVVRSSLIRSALGKLQS; from the coding sequence ATGGCGGCGCGGTCCGCCGCCGCCGCCGCGTCCCGTCCGTCGACGGCCGGTGGCCTGCTCAGCATCGGCCAGGTGCTCGCCAAGCTCAGCCCTGAGTTCCCCGACCTCACCCCCTCGAAGCTGCGCTTCCTGGAAGAGCAGCAGCTCGTCTCGCCGTCGCGCACCGAGTCGGGCTACCGCAAGTTCTCGGCCGCCGATGTCGATCGCCTGCGGTTCATCCTCACGATGCAGCGCGACCACTTCCTGCGACTGAAAGTCATCCGCGGCTATCTCGACGACATCGAGGCCGGCCGCACTCCCGCGCTGCTGGCGACCGGTGCGGTCCCGAGCACGATCCTCGTGACCGAGCGCCGCTACACCCGCGCCGAGCTGGCGCGCGAGGCCGGGGCAAGCCCCGCCCTGCTCTCTGACGCCATCTCCGCCTCGCTCGTCGCCCCGGCCGACACCTACGGCGACGAGGCCCTGCAGGTGCTGCGCGCCCTCGTCGAGCTGCAGCGCTCGGGCATCGAGCCGCGTCACCTTCGGGGGTTCCGTGCGGCCGCCGAGCGCGAGCTGGGCCTCATCGAGAGCGCGCTCATTCCCGTCTCGCGCCGCAACGACCCGTCGAGCCGCGCGAAGGCTGCCGAGCTCGCCCGCGAGATCGCGGGGCAGCTCGAAGTGGTGCGCTCGAGTCTCATCCGTTCGGCGCTGGGCAAGCTACAGTCGTAG
- a CDS encoding MerR family transcriptional regulator — MTDADNRDERYDLGLLFTDGLPELDDQAGYRGAVAARAAGISYRQLDYWARTELVEPTVRGAAGSGTQRLYGFRDILVLKLVKRLLDTGISLQQIRTAVNQLREAGVSDLAQTTLMSDGASVYLCTSDDEVIDLVSRGQGVFGIAVGKVLREVESSLVELDSTPAADPSDELAARRATRAS; from the coding sequence ATGACCGACGCTGACAACCGCGACGAGCGGTACGACCTCGGGCTCCTCTTCACCGACGGGCTTCCCGAGCTCGACGACCAGGCGGGCTACCGCGGTGCCGTCGCCGCCCGCGCTGCCGGCATCTCCTACCGCCAGCTCGACTACTGGGCCCGCACCGAGCTCGTCGAACCCACCGTGCGCGGCGCGGCCGGGTCGGGCACGCAGCGGCTCTACGGCTTCCGCGACATCCTCGTTCTCAAGCTCGTCAAGCGGCTGCTCGATACGGGCATCTCGCTGCAGCAGATCCGCACCGCCGTCAACCAGCTGCGCGAGGCGGGCGTGAGCGACCTCGCTCAGACGACCCTCATGAGCGACGGCGCGAGCGTCTACCTCTGCACGAGCGACGACGAGGTCATCGACCTCGTCAGCCGCGGCCAGGGAGTCTTCGGCATCGCCGTCGGCAAGGTGCTGCGCGAGGTCGAGAGCTCGCTCGTCGAGCTCGACTCGACGCCGGCCGCCGACCCGAGCGACGAGCTCGCGGCGCGACGGGCGACGCGGGCTTCCTAG
- a CDS encoding ParA family protein, with the protein MHVLSVSSLKGGVGKTTVTLGLASAAFSRGLRTLVVDLDPQSDASTGMDIQVAGHLTVADVLAAPKERTVRQAIAKSGWTRGRPGTVDVMIGSPSAINFDGPHPSIREIWKLEEALAHVEADYDLVLVDCAPSLNALTRTAWAASDRVVVVTEPGLFSVAAADRALRAIEEIRRGLSPRLQPLGIIVNRARVQSLEHQFRIKELRDMFGPLVLAPQLPERTSLQQAQGAAKPLHVWPGDSAQEMARNFDQLLDRIMRTAKMGEYAGL; encoded by the coding sequence GTGCACGTACTGAGCGTCAGCTCCCTCAAGGGGGGCGTGGGGAAGACGACGGTCACGCTGGGTCTGGCGTCGGCCGCCTTCTCGCGCGGCCTGCGCACGCTCGTGGTCGATCTCGACCCGCAGTCGGACGCCTCGACCGGCATGGACATCCAGGTCGCCGGGCACCTCACGGTGGCCGATGTGCTCGCCGCTCCGAAGGAGCGCACGGTGCGCCAGGCCATCGCGAAGAGCGGCTGGACCCGTGGCCGCCCCGGCACGGTCGACGTCATGATCGGCAGCCCGAGCGCGATCAACTTCGACGGGCCGCACCCGAGCATCCGTGAGATCTGGAAGCTCGAAGAGGCGCTCGCCCACGTCGAGGCCGACTACGACCTCGTGCTCGTCGACTGCGCGCCCTCGCTCAACGCCCTCACCCGCACGGCGTGGGCCGCGAGCGACCGCGTCGTCGTCGTGACCGAGCCCGGCCTGTTCTCGGTCGCCGCGGCCGATCGCGCACTGCGCGCGATCGAAGAGATCCGACGCGGTCTCTCGCCGCGCCTGCAGCCGCTCGGCATCATCGTCAACCGTGCGCGGGTCCAGTCGCTCGAGCACCAGTTCCGCATCAAGGAGCTGCGCGACATGTTCGGACCGCTCGTGCTCGCGCCGCAACTGCCCGAGCGCACCTCGCTGCAGCAGGCGCAGGGCGCCGCGAAGCCCCTGCACGTCTGGCCCGGCGACTCGGCGCAGGAGATGGCGCGCAACTTCGACCAGCTGCTCGACCGCATCATGCGGACGGCGAAGATGGGCGAGTATGCGGGCCTCTAG